The Halorussus gelatinilyticus genome contains the following window.
TCCTCGGGAGGCATGCCCAGATCGAGCAACTCCTGATACTCCTCGACAGAGCGCTTGACCGACTCTCGGAAGACGGCCTCGCGCTTCTCGACGGTCTCGTCGTCCACCGCGCCGCCCTCTTGATTCCGGCCGATCCAGTCGGGGTCAGTCGCAGACGGTGGTGTGACGACGAGTTCGCCCTCGGCAACGTCCTCAGGGTCCACGTCGTCGAACGAGACGTAGCGCATGCTTCGCACGTCGAACGAGGCGTGACGGTGGCGGGTGATCTGAGCCATGCAGGACCGACTGATGCCTTTCACAGCGAAGGTGATTTGCGGGTGTTCGAAGGGTCCGAAGTGGCCCTGCTTCAGCAGATGACCGATGAGCGTCTCCTTCTTCTCCTCGATGGTCTCGCCCTCGACCGTCGTCATGACCTCCTCAAACGACTTGTCGCCGACGAAATCCTCCATATAATCGTTGCGTGCCGCCGAACAAATCAGCTCCTCCGGATCGTCCGTGGCCTCCAGTAGTTGGACTTCCATGGGTGTGACGAGTACAGTCTGGACACATAAATCGACCCATCGACTTTCTCTCTAATGGACAACGACACCCACAAACCCTCCCCGCTCGTACCCCGAGGCATGATTACGAACCTCGCGCGCGGCGTGCAGGCGTTCACGAGCAACGCCTTCCTCGTGGAGGGCGACCGGACCGTGCTGGTCGATACCGGGTCGAACTTCGACGCGGTCGCGCGAATCGAAGACCGCGGCGCGGACCTCGATGCCGTAATTCTCACCCACACCCACCACGACCACGTCGGGAACCTCGAAGCCGTCAGCGAGGCCTTCGGCGTCGAGACGTGGGGCTTCGACACCGACCAACCGGCGGTGGACAACCCCATCGGCGACGAGGAGTCGGTCCGGATGGGCGACCACGCCTACACCGCGCTCCACACGCCGGGGCACAAGAACGACCACCTCTGCTTCTACTCGTCGGCCGCGAGCGTCCTGTTCGCGGGCGACCTGATATTCCAGAACGGGAGCTTCGGCCGGACAGACCTCGAAGAGGGCGACCGGAAGCGGCTAATCGAGAGCATCGACCGAGTCCGCGAGCGCGCGGACGAACACCTCGCGGAGATGCACGTCGGCCACGGCCCGAGCGTCACGACGAACCCGTACCAGGACGTGGAACTGGCCGGTCGAGCGGCCCGGATGGAATAAGTTCCGGCGAGAGGGCGACCCTCGGCCAGTTTTATTTTCTGCGAGTTCGTTCCTCGCACCGTGACCGGAAGAACGCGACTGACGACGACCGAGACGGTCCGCGACGAGCGGTCGTGGCTGTTCACGGTCCGCGACCAGTACGACGAACTGGACGAGGTGATTCTGGTTCCCTGCGAGGAGGAGCGAACGGACGGCGGAGCGACCGCCGAGTCGGACGACTCCGCCGCCGACGCCGACCCCGACGACCCCGGCGTCGAGGCGTGGATTAACCGATGTACGCACGAGGCCCAGCGACTCGACCGGGGGTTCGGCGCGGCGATGCGCGACGGTCAGATAATCTGCCCGAAGCACGGGTCGATGTTCGACGCCTGCTCGGGCTACTGCGACAACGGCGATGCCGCGGACACGACGCTCCCGTCGGTCGAAGTCGCGGTCGAGGACGGCGCGGTCTACCTGGCCGACGACGGCTACGAGTTCGTCCACGAGGGCAGCATCGAAGGCGGCGGTGAGGAGGCGGGAGACGGGGACGAATCGCAGGACGACGATGACGACATGCCGAGTTCGACTTCTCACATCGGCTTCTGAGGCGACTCCCCTCGCGGGTCGGCCTACGACTCGGCGACGGCGAGCAGTTCGTCGAACGCCTCGTCGTAGGCCCGCGCGACGGCGGCGGGGTCCCGGCGGTCGTCGCCGGAGAGTGCCGGGAGCGCGGCGGTCGCCTTCGGGTCCGCGAGTTCGGTCGCGTCGCCGGTGTGGACCTCCAGTCGGCCCTCGCGGGCGCTCCCGCCGGCGACTTCGCAGGCTTTCACGAACCGGTCGCCGTCGTAGGCCCGCACGCGGCCGGGTTCGACCACGGCCACCGCGTCGAAGTCGAGGCCGCGAATCGGGAGCGCGACGTCGCCGTACGATTCGACGACCGCGGTCCCGCCGGTCTCGCGCTGGAGTTCGCGGACGCGCTCGGCGAACCCCTCCAGCATGGGGAGATGAAGCCGTCGGGTAATCTCGTCCAGTCGCTCGACCGACTCGACTACCGGCGCGTCGGCCAGCGGGAGGGTCCGGCGGGCCGACTCCGGCACGTCGGCGTGGGCGTTCACGACGAACGACTCGCCCACGCGGTCCAGCACGTACTCCCGATGGGACTGGCCGACGAGTCCGGTGTCCGGGCCGGGCGAGGGCCGCCAGAGTCGGTGGACCGGGTTCAACTCCTCGGGGTCGAAGTCGGTCCCGCAGGCTTCGGAACTCGCGGCGGCGAGTCGCTTCGCGTCCTTCCCGTAGAGGCGACCGTCCTCGACCGCGCGCCGGTAGTCGTCGTGGTCGAACCAGTAGTCGTTGCCCGCGCGAGGCTTGACCCCGACCGCGCTGAGTCGGTCGAGGAGACCGGTGGTGAACGTCGTCTTCCCGGCGTCCACGCGGTCGCCGCCGGCGACGAGGAACCTCATCGGTCGTCGGACTTCAGGCCGTAGTAGCCCGGTTCGTCGTCGGCCTCGGGTTCGGCGATGACCAAGTCGTCGGCGTTGTTCATCACCCACGGGATGGCCCAGTCGAGCAGGATGTCCTCGGTCTCGGCTTCCAACTCGGCGTCCGGGTCGAGTCCCTGCAGGAGACGCGCGATTTCGTAGACGGTGTACATCTGGTCGGTCTTCAGCAGTTCCTCGGCGGTGTAGAAGTCGCAGGGATGGAGCTGTTCGAAATCCGATTTCGG
Protein-coding sequences here:
- a CDS encoding MBL fold metallo-hydrolase; protein product: MITNLARGVQAFTSNAFLVEGDRTVLVDTGSNFDAVARIEDRGADLDAVILTHTHHDHVGNLEAVSEAFGVETWGFDTDQPAVDNPIGDEESVRMGDHAYTALHTPGHKNDHLCFYSSAASVLFAGDLIFQNGSFGRTDLEEGDRKRLIESIDRVRERADEHLAEMHVGHGPSVTTNPYQDVELAGRAARME
- a CDS encoding Rieske (2Fe-2S) protein, with translation MTGRTRLTTTETVRDERSWLFTVRDQYDELDEVILVPCEEERTDGGATAESDDSAADADPDDPGVEAWINRCTHEAQRLDRGFGAAMRDGQIICPKHGSMFDACSGYCDNGDAADTTLPSVEVAVEDGAVYLADDGYEFVHEGSIEGGGEEAGDGDESQDDDDDMPSSTSHIGF
- a CDS encoding ATPase, with the protein product MRFLVAGGDRVDAGKTTFTTGLLDRLSAVGVKPRAGNDYWFDHDDYRRAVEDGRLYGKDAKRLAAASSEACGTDFDPEELNPVHRLWRPSPGPDTGLVGQSHREYVLDRVGESFVVNAHADVPESARRTLPLADAPVVESVERLDEITRRLHLPMLEGFAERVRELQRETGGTAVVESYGDVALPIRGLDFDAVAVVEPGRVRAYDGDRFVKACEVAGGSAREGRLEVHTGDATELADPKATAALPALSGDDRRDPAAVARAYDEAFDELLAVAES
- the thyX gene encoding FAD-dependent thymidylate synthase; amino-acid sequence: MEVQLLEATDDPEELICSAARNDYMEDFVGDKSFEEVMTTVEGETIEEKKETLIGHLLKQGHFGPFEHPQITFAVKGISRSCMAQITRHRHASFDVRSMRYVSFDDVDPEDVAEGELVVTPPSATDPDWIGRNQEGGAVDDETVEKREAVFRESVKRSVEEYQELLDLGMPPEDARFVLPIGTEVNMVFSVNARMLMHIADLRAAADSQWEIRDMTERVLDLAKEWCPITFEYYEENMKNRKNRIAP
- a CDS encoding DUF5827 family protein is translated as MPRPKSDFEQLHPCDFYTAEELLKTDQMYTVYEIARLLQGLDPDAELEAETEDILLDWAIPWVMNNADDLVIAEPEADDEPGYYGLKSDDR